The genomic DNA GCCAAAAACCGTTGCACTCTGTCCTTGTGTATCCGCGTGAAGAATATTGGGTTGAATGCCTTCCTCCAGCCTTCCTCCAGCTTCGATTTTGTTCAAAAAACGCAACAAGCGTTTAAACAGGTTGATTTGCTCACAAAACTCAGTTAATTTTTCTTCGTATTCATCTCATGTGACGAGTTTTCAACCCTTGACTCTCGAGTTTTGGACTGTTTGGCTTTAGAAAAATAAAGAATGTATGCTCTTTGCCGTCCCGGCGTCAATGCTTCAAAAGCCGTTTTCAAGGCTAGGAATTCATCGAATTTAGTTTGCAATTCTTCAGGAATATTGAATTCTGTTTTCTTTTTCACTTCCAAACCGGCTTTTTCAACTTCAATGGCTTCATAGACCTCTCAAGGTCGTTTCCATTTCAATGATATCTTGAACACTGGTAAACCGAATCTGGCGCGCCGCCTGTACGTTCTCCGTTTGTTGGATGAGGATACCATTAGGATCCTTTAACAAGGCACCTTTGTGAAACAGAAGTGCCCAATATTCTTTAAATCCATGGATTAATATGATGTTTTTATTCTCAAACGTATTAACAAGGATGACCCCACTTGAATTCTTCGGTCAGCTCACAGTCAAGAATGATTGTTCGCAATGTCTCAAATTCTTCCCGCCATTTATCAGCTCTACTTAAAAAGACATTAACCTTCGGATTCATTCTATTATTTTACTTTGTCATAGTCGTTTCCCCTTTTTGGGTTTTTACTTATTATGGTTATAGTATATCTATATATTTCAACAACAAGCCGAAGAGGAACGGGCGGCTGATGTTAAGGACTTTTAATTCTTTGTTTCGATCCTGCCTTAATAATCAAATAACGCTCCATCTCTTTCATTAAATAAAATAGAGAAGCTCGAGTCTCAAATTCTTCTCTGCTTTGAGGAAGAGGAAGGCTTTTCATTTCATCGTGCAGCATATTAAGTCGATCCAGGAATTGATAAGCAGTATTTTCTTCTTTCACAGCTCTACTTAATTGGTGAAAAAACTTTGCCAAGGTATTTCTTTGGGGGACCTTTTCATCGAGCCTTGATATTGTTGGCAGCATTCTCTCCAAGATTTTAAATTGTTTTTCCCTCATCTCAAAATAAAGATAATGTTTATCTTTTTTTATTAATATATGGTTTTCGGCATTTCGAATCGCTAGACTTTTCCCCTGATAGAACACCCCTTCCAGCTCAACCATTTCCTCTCCATTCCAGCCTTGATCTCCCTTATAAAGATAAACGGAATATTCATAAAGAATCTTTTTAAAATTAGCTTCAATTTCCTTTTGATATTGCGATAACTCATTCTCTAAATTAGGCATAAAGCTATTTAATATCAGGGCTGTACCACATCCAATGATTATTAGAAACAATTCGTTCTCCACAATCGAGAGGCTTATGTTTTCCAACGAATAAATATGTAAAATAATGACGATGCTCGTGATGAATCCACCCTGAATCCTTAACTTAACAAGGACTGGGATTAAAATGATTATAAGGAGTGTAAAAGTCAGCGGATGATATCCAAGTATTTCAAATATAATTCCGGAAATCACCATACCAACAAGACAACCAGCCGATCGGTGTAGCATTGTTTGAATTGATTTAACTTTTGTTTTTTCAATACAAAGAATTGTTAAGATTCCTGCTGAACCGTAAAATTGAAGGCCCATAAGCTGAGCTATAAAAATCGCCAGACCTGAACCAATAGCAGTTTTAAGTGTTCGTATTCCAATCTTCACTTGAATCATCCTTTACAAATGCCACTTTATATCAAATTCATTTATAACCGATTACTATAAAGCACTTAGAACAGCGATGCTAATTTTCCCTTATTGGTATTAATCTTAACATTTCTCATAATCTATCACTTACATAATTAAGTATATCATCGGTTTTTTTCAATGCACATAACTCCTATCTCATAGGTAACTACCCGAAATAGTCTATTTCATGTTATTTGAATTCGAACGATCACTTTTATTTTTCTAAGTACCTACATCAGAAATCAACCATCTTAATAGTTCCTACTTGTTCTTTTAAAGTTTCTACACTAAAAAGGATATTGAGGAAAATAAAACTGATCAAGTATGCTGCAATAGGAGGAAAGACGAATGAAGATCTATTAATAGTTTAAAGCCGCATTCTTCCATTGAAAAATGCGGCTTATTTCAAAAAATAGTTCTTTACTGTTGTTCAACAATCGCGTTCGATGCTTTATAGTTACTAATTTCACTTACTTCTTGGTTACTATTAAGTTCCTTAAATCATATCCCGTCTACTGTAACCAAGATAACCTATGACCATCAAAGCGATGCTAATGACAGTTACTGTAATGAAAATTGAAGCATCAAAAGCCTCCATTGGCATTTGTGGAATCCAGCTTTGAATGGCTGTTTTGGAAAACCATTCTGGTAAATCCAAGATACCGCCAAAGTAGTTTAGTACAAAGGAGTAGCCAAGGTAAGCATAAACCACTTTACCTAGTTTCGGTGCCCAGCCGAGGGCTAAAGCCGCAAGACCCGTAAAGAATAATACTGATGGTAAGAAGTTGTAGCCAGCAGCAAGAAAATCAAATATATCCATCGCCCGGCTATCCCCCATGGCTGTGATAGCTGTACTTCCAAGACCACCTGCGGCTAATAAAATTCCTACTAAACCTGCAAAAATTGCTAAACTAATACTGGTCCAATAAAATTGGCTGCGGGTCACTTTTGTAGCATAAAGCTGACTTAAGTGCAATCGGCTTTCTTCAGAGAAAAGTTTATTTACAAGGGCAATTGGCAAAATCGAAACCAAACTAATCATGACCATCATAATCGTTCCAGTGAACGATTCTTCAATGGAAACGCCTGAATGAGTAAACATTTGTTTCATCATTTCGTTACTTTCAAGGAAGGTCTGCATGTCTCCATAAATCGAACCATAGGCCGCCCCCATAATAACAAAAGCAATCAACCAACCAATCATCACGCCTTTGTTAATCTTGATAAATAAACCACGGACAGACAACAAGGATTTCTTTGCGCTTTCTCGACCTTCTCTTTCAGGAAGATAGCCAGCTCCCATATCACGGCTACCTTCAAGGGCAAAAGCAATGGTTACCACGATCACACTGAAAATCAAGGCAAAAATTAGTGGGATCCAGTTATTTTCCGTAAAGGGATAGGTCAAATATGTCCAACCTAGGGGATTGATCATTGATAAATCAACATTTGAGACGTCTGTTCCGGCACGAACAATATAAAGTAAGCCTACAATTCCAAGTGCTGAACCTGTTGCACCAGATGAAGTTGGCATAATTTGTGCCATAACCAAAGCAATCCCAGCACCGATTATCCCAGCAATTCCAACTGATGCCCCAAATAGAAATGAACCTTCTACAGAAATCGTATCGGCACCGAAACTCATCATTACTCCACCAACAAAGAGTGCCAATAAAATACTAACGAGAACTGTCTCTATAATTGCAGCGAGAGCGTTTGCTTGACGACCTATTTGAAATGCGCGTACAAGCTCAGTAAGACCAAGATCCTCTTCTTTACGAGTATGACTTACCACATGCAAAACAGCCAATATCATCGCAAACAAACCACAGAATAGCAACATTTCCTGCGCATACATTGCCCCTATAGTAAAATCAATTGCTTTTTCAACTGGCGTAGGGCCCACCATGGATATCATAGCAGGATTTTGCAAGGTTTCGTACATTCCCAGCAAACCTTGTCCTTTGGCTATTTCCTCAAAAGCTGGAACAAAAGCAGCTGAAAACAAGCCAAGTCCTAAAACCCAAACAATAATTTTTTTCCAATCACGTTTTAGATATTGTACAAACAGTGTATCCCAACGTGCAAACTTTTCCTTCAATGTATTTCACCCTCCTTTCTGGAACCTTTAGCCTTCATAATGACGCATAAACAAATCTTCAAGGGTTGGTGGTACAGATTCAAATGTCTTGACACCTAATTTGCTTGCTTCCATCAAAATATCATTGAGATAATGATTATCCGCAGAGAATGTCGCTTGATTATCTTTTTGTTTGAAATCAAATACTCCATTTACACTGGCCATTTCAGCCACATCACCTTCTGTTGCAATTGTTACAGTAGA from Tuberibacillus sp. Marseille-P3662 includes the following:
- a CDS encoding aromatic acid exporter family protein — translated: MKIGIRTLKTAIGSGLAIFIAQLMGLQFYGSAGILTILCIEKTKVKSIQTMLHRSAGCLVGMVISGIIFEILGYHPLTFTLLIIILIPVLVKLRIQGGFITSIVIILHIYSLENISLSIVENELFLIIIGCGTALILNSFMPNLENELSQYQKEIEANFKKILYEYSVYLYKGDQGWNGEEMVELEGVFYQGKSLAIRNAENHILIKKDKHYLYFEMREKQFKILERMLPTISRLDEKVPQRNTLAKFFHQLSRAVKEENTAYQFLDRLNMLHDEMKSLPLPQSREEFETRASLFYLMKEMERYLIIKAGSKQRIKSP
- a CDS encoding ABC transporter permease, translated to MKEKFARWDTLFVQYLKRDWKKIIVWVLGLGLFSAAFVPAFEEIAKGQGLLGMYETLQNPAMISMVGPTPVEKAIDFTIGAMYAQEMLLFCGLFAMILAVLHVVSHTRKEEDLGLTELVRAFQIGRQANALAAIIETVLVSILLALFVGGVMMSFGADTISVEGSFLFGASVGIAGIIGAGIALVMAQIMPTSSGATGSALGIVGLLYIVRAGTDVSNVDLSMINPLGWTYLTYPFTENNWIPLIFALIFSVIVVTIAFALEGSRDMGAGYLPEREGRESAKKSLLSVRGLFIKINKGVMIGWLIAFVIMGAAYGSIYGDMQTFLESNEMMKQMFTHSGVSIEESFTGTIMMVMISLVSILPIALVNKLFSEESRLHLSQLYATKVTRSQFYWTSISLAIFAGLVGILLAAGGLGSTAITAMGDSRAMDIFDFLAAGYNFLPSVLFFTGLAALALGWAPKLGKVVYAYLGYSFVLNYFGGILDLPEWFSKTAIQSWIPQMPMEAFDASIFITVTVISIALMVIGYLGYSRRDMI